A stretch of DNA from Planctomycetota bacterium:
TTGCCGGCACTTCTTTAAGCGAAAGCTCATCAATGATAGAAACCATGTGCCTTAAGTATCTCGCCATGGAAGCGAGCATATTGAGCGAAAGCTGTGGATTTTCTTTTACCAGGCGAATGATATCATTCTTAAAGATAAAGAAAACCTCGCTATCAACCATGGCTTGCGCGCTTGCCGGGGAACGTCCGTTTGTAAACGCCGCCGCCTCGGCAAAACTCTCGCCCGGATATATAATATGTATAATCTGCTCCTTACCGCCATGGGAAAGCTTATAGACCTTGACCTTGCCTTCAAGCACGATATAAAAGCCGTCCAAGGGCTGGTTTTCAGATATGATGGCTTCATTCTTATTAAACTTACGCCGGATAACCAAGCGGCTTACGCGCTCCAAATCCATACCGTTAAGCCCGGAAAAGAGCGGCACGGATTTCAATATCCGCTCGTAATCCTTGGTGCACATGTAACAGGGATTAGTCATATTACGAAAATATTATAATAATCATCGGGGATTTGTATAATAATTACGCAATGAAAATTATCCTCTCACGATGGCTGCCGTTTGTTTTATATGCAGGATTAATATTCTATATCTCCAGCGGGCCGTTGCCGGAAATACCAGGTCCGTTACAGATAGAATATATCGACCTGGTGG
This window harbors:
- a CDS encoding Crp/Fnr family transcriptional regulator; translated protein: MTNPCYMCTKDYERILKSVPLFSGLNGMDLERVSRLVIRRKFNKNEAIISENQPLDGFYIVLEGKVKVYKLSHGGKEQIIHIIYPGESFAEAAAFTNGRSPASAQAMVDSEVFFIFKNDIIRLVKENPQLSLNMLASMARYLRHMVSIIDELSLKEVPARLAKYLLDLSALGRNKEIKLPTSKQELASRLGTVSEVLSRSFSKLKSKKVVGIKGNKITILNKTKLEQVAAGIKP